In Ignavibacteriota bacterium, one genomic interval encodes:
- a CDS encoding cytochrome c — MDILQDIVFPQSPTHLMLLKYLFFLTMVLLLPYLSVLIGSTLFSLMHFSKGKKYNDKKSLIFAKELIDIFTINKSMTIALGIVPMLSLTFVFAQLLYGTQLNFTPDFVFSLLLFIAALFNLYIYKYSFALKNIFSLVNSVDIKDKELVGEFENFRNSNSKLLSYSGWAALLLFLIVSYILLGIIKIANTQILESSIEKIIFSTDTFLFFLFYVSFSLAITCAAVTFKYFKIDAVHRSKDYLDYIKMFILKTGIIFTFLMPLLFVVSLLNEPVHSLSFSVFIVSAIIMMLMLMISILFYLMYKESKVNLGGTAVFVFLILSSLLIYKDQMAFETKNVKNVFEQEKAYKLFAAKIKEDAGITEVVEIRGEDIFNAKCIACHRFDSQLVGPAYNEVLPKYDGKRAELINFIMNPRKINPKLPAMPNQGLKPKEAEAIADYIVKVYQENKK; from the coding sequence ATGGATATACTTCAAGATATAGTTTTTCCACAATCGCCTACGCATCTTATGCTGCTTAAATATTTGTTTTTCCTAACAATGGTTTTACTGTTACCTTATTTAAGTGTGCTGATTGGTTCAACATTGTTTTCCTTAATGCATTTTAGTAAGGGTAAAAAATATAATGATAAAAAATCGTTAATATTTGCAAAAGAATTGATAGATATTTTTACAATCAATAAATCAATGACAATTGCTCTTGGCATTGTACCAATGCTTAGTCTTACATTTGTTTTTGCTCAACTTCTATATGGAACGCAATTAAATTTTACTCCCGATTTTGTTTTTAGTCTGCTATTATTTATCGCCGCACTTTTCAATTTATATATTTACAAATACAGTTTTGCGCTTAAAAATATTTTCTCACTAGTTAATAGTGTTGATATAAAAGATAAAGAATTAGTCGGTGAATTTGAAAATTTCAGAAACAGTAACAGTAAATTACTTTCATACTCCGGTTGGGCAGCTTTGCTTTTGTTCTTAATCGTTTCATATATTTTGTTAGGAATTATTAAAATTGCCAATACTCAAATTCTTGAAAGCAGTATAGAAAAAATTATTTTTTCAACTGATACCTTTTTATTTTTCTTATTTTATGTTTCGTTTTCATTGGCAATTACTTGCGCGGCTGTAACTTTTAAATATTTTAAAATCGACGCAGTACATAGGAGTAAAGATTATTTAGATTATATTAAAATGTTCATTCTTAAAACCGGAATAATTTTTACATTTTTAATGCCTTTATTGTTTGTCGTTTCTCTTCTTAATGAACCGGTCCACTCATTATCCTTTTCGGTATTTATTGTTAGCGCAATAATAATGATGCTCATGCTTATGATTAGTATTTTATTTTATTTAATGTACAAAGAATCAAAAGTAAATCTTGGCGGTACAGCTGTTTTTGTTTTTTTAATTTTATCCTCCTTACTTATTTATAAAGACCAAATGGCGTTTGAAACAAAAAACGTAAAGAATGTTTTTGAGCAGGAAAAAGCATATAAATTATTTGCGGCCAAGATAAAAGAAGATGCCGGAATCACTGAAGTTGTTGAAATACGTGGTGAAGACATCTTTAACGCAAAATGTATTGCCTGCCATAGATTTGATTCACAGCTTGTTGGTCCGGCTTATAATGAAGTCTTGCCAAAATACGACGGCAAACGCGCCGAGCTGATAAATTTTATTATGAATCCAAGAAAAATCAATCCAAAATTACCGGCAATGCCAAATCAAGGTTTGAAACCAAAGGAAGCAGAAGCTATTGCGGATTACATTGTTAAGGTTTATCAAGAAAATAAAAAATAG
- the coxB gene encoding cytochrome c oxidase subunit II — MNSNPSSYANYVDSTMLYLFIIGFIFLFGITITMIYFVFKYNRKKGHKPVDIHGSILLETVWFIIPLLLAMSMFYYGFIGFKKFREVPKDAMQINVTARMWNWDFVYENGLNLDTLYIPKNKSIKLNLKSNDVNHALFIPAFRIKQDVIGGKQNYMVLKADKEGSYNIACAEYCGLDHSGMYTKLIVLNENDFNKWYEEQKSKIASK, encoded by the coding sequence ATGAATTCAAATCCGTCTTCATATGCAAATTATGTCGATTCAACAATGTTATATCTTTTCATTATTGGTTTTATTTTCCTTTTTGGCATAACAATAACAATGATTTATTTCGTTTTTAAGTATAACAGAAAGAAAGGGCATAAACCTGTTGATATACACGGCAGCATTCTTTTGGAAACAGTTTGGTTCATAATACCTTTATTACTTGCGATGTCAATGTTTTATTACGGGTTTATTGGTTTTAAAAAATTCAGAGAAGTTCCTAAAGATGCGATGCAAATAAATGTAACCGCAAGAATGTGGAACTGGGATTTTGTTTATGAAAATGGATTGAATTTGGATACTCTTTACATACCCAAAAATAAAAGTATAAAATTAAATCTTAAATCAAATGATGTTAATCATGCTTTATTTATTCCTGCATTTAGAATTAAACAAGATGTTATTGGCGGAAAACAAAATTACATGGTACTTAAAGCTGATAAAGAAGGAAGTTATAATATTGCATGTGCCGAATATTGCGGACTTGATCATTCTGGAATGTACACAAAACTAATTGTACTTAATGAAAATGATTTTAATAAATGGTATGAAGAACAAAAATCTAAAATTGCAAGTAAATGA
- a CDS encoding cytochrome C oxidase subunit IV family protein: MSNDHQQAEHNISYYKYLLVWVSLIAFTSITVSIAGINLGNFTLAIALLIAAIKSSLVINIFMHIKFEDPIFKVFLIISGFTLFVIFALTFFDYFYR, from the coding sequence ATGAGCAACGATCATCAACAAGCTGAACATAATATTAGTTATTACAAATATTTATTGGTTTGGGTAAGTTTAATTGCTTTTACATCAATTACAGTTAGTATTGCCGGAATCAATTTGGGAAATTTTACATTAGCTATTGCATTGCTAATTGCCGCGATTAAATCTTCACTTGTAATAAATATTTTTATGCATATAAAATTTGAAGATCCGATATTCAAAGTATTTTTAATAATTAGCGGATTTACATTATTTGTAATATTTGCTTTAACGTTTTTTGATTATTTCTATAGGTAA
- a CDS encoding cytochrome c oxidase subunit 3, whose protein sequence is MSDHSIAVHKHRDDVGSRMGMWLFLFTELLLFGGLFLVYAVYRHEYISQFRVAAMELNTTVGALNTIILLTSSLTVALSIAALQKGNRILSILLLVMTNILALSFMINKYFEWSSKIHHGIYPGSEHLLELSNGQVIFYGLYYIMTGLHGLHVIIGVIFLSIVLGFIITGSVNKDNYVKLENAGLYWHLVDLIWIFLFPLFYLIQ, encoded by the coding sequence ATGAGTGACCATTCTATTGCAGTACATAAACATAGAGATGATGTTGGTTCAAGAATGGGAATGTGGCTATTTCTATTTACAGAACTTCTACTATTCGGAGGTTTGTTTTTAGTTTACGCCGTGTATAGGCATGAATATATTTCACAGTTTAGGGTTGCCGCGATGGAGCTAAATACAACTGTCGGCGCATTAAATACAATTATTCTATTAACAAGCAGTTTAACTGTTGCTCTTTCAATTGCCGCATTGCAAAAGGGAAATAGAATTCTTTCGATATTATTGTTGGTAATGACAAATATTTTAGCCTTATCATTTATGATTAATAAGTACTTTGAATGGTCTTCAAAAATTCATCATGGTATTTATCCGGGAAGTGAGCATTTATTAGAATTGTCAAATGGTCAAGTTATATTTTACGGTTTATATTATATAATGACTGGACTTCATGGTCTGCACGTAATAATTGGAGTAATATTTTTATCTATTGTTCTAGGTTTCATTATTACAGGTTCTGTTAATAAAGATAATTATGTAAAATTAGAAAATGCGGGTTTGTATTGGCATTTAGTTGATTTAATTTGGATTTTCCTCTTTCCACTTTTTTATCTTATTCAGTAG
- a CDS encoding protoheme IX farnesyltransferase codes for MSVILSSTNQIRKSNEIENPKGFLQFLLLHKNILLELTKFRITFFVSVTTIVGFIFYNGQINYDLFIVSLGVIFLAAGASALNEYQERNLDGKMQRTISRPIPSGRISSRYALIATSLLIIIGSFILSLVNVTVLLLGLFTLIWYNAVYTPLKNISPFAIIPGSLVGSLPPMIGWAAAGGNLFDVRILSLSGFLFIWQIPHFWLLVLMYDDQYKKAGFPTLSNIFSHSQIENITYLLMVVLVFSSFIFPVLENSYSIFTIFLFIVFGFLSIFFTFSKSKDKQNNIFRNKFVIINLYVLSILLLITAETLI; via the coding sequence ATGTCTGTAATATTAAGTTCAACAAATCAAATAAGGAAAAGTAATGAAATTGAAAACCCAAAAGGCTTTTTACAATTCTTACTTCTACATAAAAATATTTTACTTGAACTGACAAAATTTAGAATAACTTTTTTTGTTTCCGTTACAACTATTGTTGGATTTATTTTTTATAACGGTCAAATAAATTATGATCTTTTTATTGTATCACTTGGAGTTATATTTTTAGCCGCCGGAGCTTCTGCTTTAAATGAATATCAGGAAAGAAATTTAGACGGTAAAATGCAGCGAACGATTTCACGACCGATTCCTTCAGGAAGAATTTCATCAAGGTATGCTTTAATTGCTACATCCTTGTTAATTATTATTGGTTCATTTATTTTATCTTTAGTAAATGTAACTGTTCTACTTTTAGGATTATTTACATTAATTTGGTACAATGCGGTTTATACTCCTTTGAAAAATATTTCACCCTTTGCAATAATTCCGGGTTCTTTAGTTGGTTCTTTGCCACCAATGATAGGCTGGGCTGCTGCCGGAGGAAATTTATTTGATGTAAGAATTTTATCACTCTCAGGATTTTTATTTATTTGGCAAATCCCGCATTTTTGGCTGCTTGTTTTAATGTACGACGATCAATATAAAAAAGCCGGATTTCCGACTTTATCAAATATATTTTCACATTCTCAGATAGAAAATATCACATATTTACTAATGGTTGTTTTAGTTTTTTCAAGTTTTATTTTTCCTGTATTGGAAAATTCCTATAGTATTTTTACAATATTTTTATTTATCGTTTTTGGATTTTTATCAATATTCTTTACGTTTAGCAAATCAAAAGACAAACAGAATAATATTTTCAGAAATAAATTTGTAATAATAAATCTGTACGTTTTAAGTATTCTTTTGTTAATAACAGCAGAAACTTTAATCTAA